One Siniperca chuatsi isolate FFG_IHB_CAS linkage group LG8, ASM2008510v1, whole genome shotgun sequence DNA segment encodes these proteins:
- the LOC122880083 gene encoding serine protease 23 produces MMSPRELLTHLLLLLQLLLPLTLSFLHPPHHPPVHVPTLVPHEPTPLIRSRFSAQTQLDFTTHCNSSCFHRGEQEAQKEQLTEKLAFETLYADGSRTLTTVDVEGDEEFGGDTVHFAHPSPRRGRVKPRHRRVRRQIYGADGRFNIQGDNFLLDYPFSTAVRISTGCTGVLVSQQHVLTAAHCVHDGRDYVKGARKLRVGFLIPPSINGTKAGLTSANKPLVRWVRVKRTRVPKGWIQGPQEVSMDFDYALLELRWPHRRPFMRLSVAPSSDDLAGNRIHFSGFDSDRSGELVYRFCPVEEESSDLIYQHCDARPGASGSGVYGRVWDNSLERWERKVIGIFSGHQWLEIDGENRDYNVAVRITPLKFAQICYWVHGNRLDCVQD; encoded by the coding sequence ATGATGTCGCCACGTGAGCTCCTGACtcacctgctcctgctcctccagctcctcctccctctcacccTGTCCTTTCTGCACCCTCCTCACCACCCGCCTGTCCACGTCCCCACGCTGGTCCCTCACGAGCCGACGCCTCTCATCCGCTCCCGCTTCAGCGCTCAGACTCAGCTGGACTTCACCACTCACTGCAACTCCAGCTGCTTCcacagaggagagcaggaggccCAGAAGGAGCAGCTCACAGAGAAACTGGCTTTTGAGACGCTGTACGCCGACGGCTCCCGCACTCTCACTACCGTAGACGTGGAGGGTGATGAGGAGTTTGGAGGGGATACGGTTCACTTTGCTCATCCTTCACCgaggagaggaagagtgaaGCCCAGGCACAGACGTGTGAGGCGGCAGATCTATGGAGCAGACGGACGCTTTAACATCCAAGGTGACAACTTCCTGTTGGATTACCCTTTCTCCACAGCCGTGCGGATCTCCACCGGCTGCACCGGCGTTCTTGTGTCTCAGCAGCACGTCCTCACAGCTGCGCACTGTGTGCACGATGGGAGGGATTATGTCAAGGGGGCGCGGAAGCTCAGGGTGGGCTTCCTGATTCCTCCATCCATCAACGGCACCAAAGCCGGCCTCACTTCTGCCAATAAGCCTCTTGTCCGCTGGGTGAGGGTGAAACGTACCCGTGTGCCAAAGGGCTGGATCCAGGGTCCTCAGGAGGTCAGCATGGACTTTGATTACGCCCTGCTGGAGCTGCGTTGGCCTCACAGACGTCCCTTCATGCGCCTCTCTGTGGCTCCCTCCTCTGACGACCTGGCAGGGAACCGCATCCACTTCTCTGGTTTTGACAGCGACAGGTCTGGGGAGCTGGTGTACAGATTTTGTCCCGTGGAAGAAGAGTCCAGCGACCTGATATACCAGCACTGTGATGCCCGACCTGGAGCCAGCGGCTCTGGAGTGTATGGAAGAGTGTGGGACAACAGTTTAGAGCGCTGGGAAAGGAAGGTCATCGGCATTTTCTCTGGACACCAGTGGCTGGAGATAGACGGGGAGAACCGGGATTACAATGTGGCGGTGCGCATCACTCCTCTGAAGTTTGCTCAGATCTGTTACTGGGTGCACGGTAACCGATTAGACTGTGTCCAGGACTAA
- the cfl1 gene encoding cofilin-1: protein MASGVKVTDEVIAVFNDMKVRKAQANEDEKRKRKKAILFCMSKDLKNIVLDDGKEILLGDLGTTVQDPYQHFVKMLPPDDCRYALYDATYETKETKKEDLVFIFWAPESAPLKSKMIYASSKDAIKRKFEGIKHEWQVNGLEDLKDRHTLAEKLGGSSVVSLEGSPI from the exons ATG GCCTCCGGTGTGAAAGTCACAGATGAAGTTATCGCAGTCTTCAATGACATGAAGGTGCGTAAGGCTCAGGCGAACGAGgatgagaagaggaagaggaagaaggccATTCTGTTCTGCATGAGCAAGGACCTCAAGAACATTGTTCTGGATGATGGCAAAGAGATCTTGCTGGGTGACTTGGGAACCACCGTCCAGGACCCATACCAGCACTTTGTGAAGATGCTGCCCCCAGACGACTGCCGCTACGCCCTGTACGACGCCACCTATGAgaccaaagaaacaaagaaggaGGACCTGGTCTTTATCTTCTG GGCTCCAGAAAGTGCCCCCTTGAAGAGCAAGATGATCTATGCCAGCTCAAAAGATGCTATCAAGAGAAAATTCGAAG gtATTAAGCACGAGTGGCAGGTGAACGGTTTGGAAGACCTGAAAGACCGGCACACCCTGGCAGAAAAGCTTGGCGGCTCGTCAGTAGTCAGCCTGGAAGGATCCCCTATATAA